In one window of Nitrososphaerales archaeon DNA:
- a CDS encoding ArsR family transcriptional regulator, whose product MIDKTDEGLDHLYQDETLINSNGKEETVVFDFYVGENDHKVLDMLGNEKSNYTFKGLMRKLGIHQETLSRSLRRLGDLGLIEKSDVGYRISKKGSILARANNKAAVAYVPLFQTFIPPNMNATDMVNLLAGKWFKGLRWLGMIDGEMGCTLQWISEENTYQINLRIDNNYVTIESNASTDCSLEAMISAYRIFERVMRHYSSKYGGLSFYFTFLTQQLNN is encoded by the coding sequence ATGATCGATAAAACAGATGAAGGCCTTGATCATTTGTACCAAGATGAAACCTTGATCAATTCTAACGGGAAGGAGGAAACTGTGGTATTTGACTTTTATGTTGGAGAAAATGATCACAAAGTTTTGGACATGCTAGGAAACGAAAAATCCAATTATACGTTTAAGGGGTTGATGCGAAAACTAGGAATTCATCAAGAAACGTTGTCCCGATCGCTTCGTAGATTAGGCGATCTTGGTTTAATAGAAAAGTCTGATGTAGGTTATAGAATTAGCAAAAAGGGTAGTATACTTGCCAGAGCTAATAATAAGGCAGCAGTTGCGTATGTTCCATTATTTCAAACTTTTATTCCGCCAAACATGAATGCGACTGACATGGTTAACTTGTTAGCAGGTAAGTGGTTCAAAGGATTAAGATGGCTCGGTATGATTGATGGGGAAATGGGCTGTACACTGCAATGGATAAGTGAAGAGAATACGTACCAAATTAACCTAAGGATTGATAATAATTATGTTACAATAGAGTCAAACGCTAGTACCGATTGTAGTTTAGAGGCGATGATCTCTGCATATAGAATATTTGAACGTGTAATGAGGCATTATAGCAGCAAGTATGGCGGGTTATCATTCTACTTCACATTTTTAACACAACAATTAAACAATTAG
- the prf1 gene encoding peptide chain release factor aRF-1, which produces MGKYDSVKLYKLKRILEELSSKTGRGTELVTLYIPPRKAIHEVVATLREEYGTASNIKSDTTRNHVLDALTRTMQRLKLYDETPETGLVIFCGALPTNGIGSEVITLHEVVPPKPLQTFLYRCDDHFHTDILKEMLKEEKVVGILSIDSTEAGIGVLLGDRLEMVESLTSGVAGKHRAGGQSARRYERLREMELGEYFKRVAQHAKSVFIDEYKVQGLIVGGPGPTKDEFLKNGYMDYRLQNNVLAVIDTSYAGREGVRETVDKAQDILQEYRLIEEKKLVQRLLQEVHSEKGLVTYGLNDVLTALKAGAVELLLVTDNILKVRLEIVCKKCGTKVNRIVDRDKLMQTKQEMLAVACTSCSSPDSEYTEQDLVDYMEELALRTGAKMEIISSKTEDGRILANLGKVAALLRYRIK; this is translated from the coding sequence ATGGGCAAGTACGATTCTGTTAAGCTTTACAAGCTGAAACGAATTCTTGAAGAACTTTCAAGCAAAACGGGAAGAGGTACGGAGCTTGTAACGCTCTACATCCCTCCAAGGAAGGCCATCCACGAGGTAGTGGCAACCCTGAGGGAAGAGTATGGTACAGCCTCTAACATAAAATCAGATACAACAAGGAACCATGTTCTAGATGCCTTGACAAGAACAATGCAGAGATTGAAATTATATGACGAAACACCAGAGACAGGGCTTGTGATATTCTGCGGTGCTTTGCCTACAAATGGCATTGGTAGTGAGGTCATAACGTTGCACGAAGTTGTACCGCCAAAGCCGCTACAAACATTCCTTTACAGATGCGATGATCACTTCCATACTGATATACTGAAGGAAATGCTAAAAGAAGAGAAAGTGGTAGGAATACTTTCCATTGACAGTACAGAAGCTGGTATAGGTGTCTTGCTTGGGGATAGGTTGGAAATGGTAGAGAGCTTGACTTCCGGTGTTGCAGGCAAGCATAGAGCAGGGGGCCAGTCTGCCAGGAGGTACGAAAGGTTAAGAGAGATGGAATTGGGCGAATATTTCAAAAGGGTTGCTCAGCATGCAAAGTCTGTGTTTATAGATGAGTACAAGGTGCAAGGATTGATAGTTGGCGGTCCTGGCCCTACCAAAGACGAATTTCTTAAGAATGGTTATATGGATTACAGATTGCAGAATAACGTTCTAGCCGTAATCGATACTTCCTATGCTGGAAGGGAGGGTGTTAGAGAAACCGTGGATAAGGCTCAAGACATCTTGCAAGAGTATAGATTGATAGAGGAGAAAAAGCTGGTTCAAAGACTGTTGCAGGAAGTCCATTCAGAGAAAGGTCTTGTTACCTATGGTTTGAACGACGTTCTAACCGCTCTCAAAGCCGGAGCAGTGGAGTTGCTTCTTGTAACAGATAATATCCTAAAGGTAAGATTGGAAATTGTTTGTAAGAAATGTGGAACAAAAGTGAACAGGATAGTTGATAGGGATAAGCTTATGCAAACAAAGCAGGAGATGCTTGCTGTTGCTTGTACTAGTTGCTCATCACCTGACTCTGAATATACGGAGCAGGATCTGGTTGATTATATGGAGGAATTGGCGCTTAGGACAGGAGCGAAAATGGAGATCATCTCATCAAAAACTGAGGATGGCAGGATCTTGGCAAATCTAGGCAAAGTTGCTGCGTTGCTTCGCTATCGAATAAAGTAA
- a CDS encoding CBS domain-containing protein, producing MLPRLEYIKQARLRLGITQRKLAALTGLSTSMINQIESGRCKPSYDTARKIFEVLSTLEEQPAMYAGDICNRDLICISKSDSLHNAIELMHKHSVSQIPVFDSSKPVGLISEDGLVKHIVEKEEHEMKNMRVEDVMDPPPPIVDAKTPAKALIPLVRFSKCALVSEKGNVVGIITIADALKLME from the coding sequence TTGTTACCACGACTTGAATATATTAAACAGGCCAGACTGCGACTGGGAATAACTCAGCGAAAGCTAGCAGCCTTGACTGGTTTGAGCACATCGATGATCAACCAGATAGAGTCTGGAAGATGCAAGCCAAGTTATGATACTGCACGAAAGATCTTCGAGGTCTTGAGCACATTGGAAGAACAACCAGCAATGTATGCAGGTGATATCTGCAACAGGGATCTTATTTGTATATCAAAATCTGATTCGTTGCATAACGCAATAGAATTGATGCACAAGCACTCGGTGAGTCAGATCCCTGTTTTTGATTCATCGAAGCCTGTTGGGCTGATAAGCGAGGATGGTTTGGTAAAGCACATTGTAGAGAAAGAGGAGCATGAGATGAAAAATATGAGGGTCGAAGACGTTATGGACCCACCACCACCAATTGTAGATGCTAAAACTCCAGCAAAGGCACTGATCCCACTTGTGCGTTTTTCCAAATGTGCTTTGGTAAGCGAGAAGGGGAATGTAGTTGGAATAATTACAATTGCCGACGCTTTGAAACTTATGGAATGA
- a CDS encoding metallophosphoesterase, with protein MRIVAFSDVHGDQSIIETIKQKAKECELILCCGDITPPHGMTIQSAKAIGRFDVQVLAIPGNFEMPDEMERVCTEMGWTNIHVKSIRVNDLLFFGCGGGNVGPFGTPYELSEEDFRVMLNKFSSKDRFVFLSHCPPKGSVDRTKSGLHVGSEAIAEFVRNTQPVYQFCGHIHEESGKESAIGKTRIYNVARQVKVFDIE; from the coding sequence ATGAGAATAGTTGCATTTTCCGACGTCCATGGGGATCAATCAATAATTGAGACGATAAAGCAGAAAGCAAAGGAATGCGAACTTATCTTGTGTTGTGGTGATATTACACCTCCCCACGGAATGACTATACAGTCTGCAAAAGCGATCGGAAGATTCGATGTACAGGTTCTTGCCATTCCAGGAAATTTCGAAATGCCAGACGAAATGGAGAGAGTGTGCACGGAAATGGGTTGGACGAACATACATGTGAAGAGTATAAGGGTAAATGATCTACTGTTTTTTGGCTGTGGAGGAGGGAACGTAGGTCCATTTGGCACTCCGTATGAGCTAAGTGAAGAAGATTTTAGGGTAATGCTTAACAAGTTTTCAAGCAAGGATAGATTTGTGTTCTTGAGCCATTGTCCTCCAAAGGGATCTGTTGATAGAACAAAATCTGGGTTGCATGTTGGTTCCGAAGCAATAGCCGAGTTTGTAAGAAATACGCAACCAGTTTACCAGTTTTGTGGACATATACATGAGGAAAGCGGGAAAGAATCCGCTATCGGGAAAACTAGGATTTATAATGTTGCAAGACAGGTAAAAGTATTTGACATAGAATAA
- the mce gene encoding methylmalonyl-CoA epimerase codes for MRIDHVAIAVNNVEEAVKQFEKVLRFDQKKFMTVEHEGVKMAMLKLEDTTIEVMEPLNDNSPIKRFLTEKGEGIHHISICADDIEKDMEKASNNGLKILGGIRPGSYGRKITFIHPKSLHGVLMELCEPHEE; via the coding sequence GTGAGAATAGATCACGTGGCCATCGCTGTGAACAACGTAGAAGAGGCTGTTAAGCAGTTTGAAAAGGTCTTGCGGTTCGACCAAAAGAAGTTTATGACCGTTGAGCATGAAGGAGTGAAAATGGCTATGCTCAAACTTGAAGATACTACTATTGAAGTTATGGAACCGCTGAATGACAACAGCCCAATCAAGAGGTTTCTTACAGAAAAAGGTGAGGGCATTCATCACATTTCCATATGCGCCGATGATATAGAGAAAGATATGGAGAAGGCATCAAACAATGGGTTGAAGATTCTAGGTGGTATACGCCCTGGAAGCTATGGAAGGAAGATAACCTTCATACATCCAAAATCATTACATGGCGTACTTATGGAACTTTGTGAACCTCATGAAGAGTAA